From one Candidatus Chromulinivorax destructor genomic stretch:
- a CDS encoding tetratricopeptide repeat protein produces MKKIYVALLCFSISFSLDAGIDTWQKNRKAVELYRAQKYEQALELYNELIVNDPYNAVYNYNIAEILYRQNQYEQAAQSYKRVPMYALKKKQLAEYAWYGAGNSFYQLKQWQNAIEMYEQALKIDPENEQTRHNLWLAQQELAKEQYEDQQDDSNSSGDESNGTKDQSKQDQNSKNSKKENSSDKAKWKDDHELNKGSSPSEESSSSEKQSSGDDEDSDNDSSEAFEKGKSSQEKNSDAGDEKQNESSESQGQQDDVDSQGEKSSDEKKSHQEKNGKREERDQLDEENASAEKTDNGTSQKGQDKDVLQDAQEKNLDEKLQEHQQKLDDVAAHVEENITPSQNEQAGLEENSNNLEHEQSKENASSQSEDLQDSTQNSELKKPASTGSQKQSLKNDLQELYESKSSEDDRFNSHYAEIMQALENHEEQIQRYVIKNKVAEKMVGQHGKKGW; encoded by the coding sequence CGTAAAGCTGTTGAATTGTATAGAGCTCAGAAATATGAACAAGCGCTTGAACTTTATAATGAGTTGATTGTCAATGATCCTTATAATGCAGTGTATAACTACAATATTGCAGAAATTTTATACAGACAAAATCAGTATGAACAGGCAGCTCAATCGTACAAGCGAGTGCCAATGTACGCATTGAAAAAAAAACAGCTTGCAGAGTATGCATGGTACGGAGCTGGAAATAGTTTTTATCAGCTCAAGCAATGGCAAAATGCTATTGAAATGTATGAACAAGCGTTAAAAATAGATCCTGAAAATGAACAAACTCGCCATAATCTTTGGCTTGCTCAGCAAGAATTAGCAAAAGAGCAATATGAAGACCAGCAAGATGATTCAAATAGCTCTGGAGATGAGTCGAATGGTACTAAAGATCAATCAAAGCAAGATCAAAATAGTAAAAATTCTAAAAAAGAAAATTCTAGCGATAAGGCTAAATGGAAAGATGATCATGAATTAAATAAAGGATCTTCTCCAAGTGAAGAATCATCTAGTTCTGAAAAGCAATCATCAGGAGATGATGAAGATAGTGATAATGATTCGTCTGAAGCATTTGAAAAAGGCAAATCATCACAAGAAAAAAATAGTGATGCAGGTGATGAAAAACAGAATGAATCTTCTGAGAGCCAAGGCCAACAAGATGATGTAGATTCACAGGGTGAAAAGTCATCTGATGAAAAAAAATCTCATCAAGAAAAAAATGGTAAACGAGAAGAACGAGATCAACTTGATGAAGAAAATGCATCTGCTGAGAAAACAGATAATGGAACAAGCCAAAAGGGCCAAGACAAAGATGTATTGCAGGATGCTCAAGAAAAAAATTTGGATGAAAAATTACAAGAACATCAACAAAAACTTGATGATGTAGCTGCTCATGTTGAAGAAAATATTACACCATCGCAAAATGAGCAAGCAGGGCTAGAAGAAAATAGCAATAATTTAGAGCATGAGCAGAGCAAAGAAAATGCATCATCTCAATCAGAAGATTTGCAAGATTCTACACAGAATAGTGAATTAAAAAAGCCAGCAAGTACGGGTTCTCAAAAACAATCATTAAAAAATGATTTGCAAGAATTGTATGAATCAAAAAGCTCAGAAGATGACAGGTTCAATTCACATTATGCAGAAATTATGCAAGCACTTGAAAATCACGAAGAGCAAATACAACGATACGTTATTAAAAATAAAGTTGCAGAAAAAATGGTGGGGCAGCATGGAAAAAAAGGTTGGTAG